The nucleotide window GGCATCTTCTCGCCCGAGTAGCGCTCGTCTTGGGGGTCGAAGTAGGGCCACCACACCTGGTGGTAGGTCGCCGCGGTCACCATCCGCAGAATCTCGCGGGAGATCGCGCCCCGCAGCAGCAGATGCAGATGCGGAGCGCCCCGGCGTTGAGGTTCGACGGTCGCGAAGTACTGCACGTCATAGCCCACGACCCGACGCAGGTTCTGAATCCAGCGATCCACCAGCTTGGAGAAGAACACGATGTCGCGGGCGGCGCTGGCGTAGTCGTAGGACTCCGGATCACGCGGCGAACCATCCCCGCAGACCTTGCCGTCCTTGTCGGTGGCACCGTCACGGTTCATCGCCCCGTAGGACGGCATGGTCAGGGTGACCATCATCGAGGACCGGTAACCACCGATCACCTTGCCGACCGTGGTCTTGGATACCTTCTTACGTGGGAGGTTGGGCACGTCTTGGCGGCGCTTGGTGGAACGCACCCGCCGAGCCCGCGGTGTCGGATCGAGCGGCGGCAGCGGACCACGAAAACCCGACTCACGGATTTCGGCATCGGTCTCGGTGATCAGCTGGGCGAGTTCGGCGGCCAACTCGTCGTCGGAATCCTCCCGTGCGGCGCGGTAGTCGGCCACCAGGTCGGCGCGATACGCCAGTAGCTCGGTCTGCTTGTCGGAGGGTTCGCGGGTCTCGTCCACCGGTTCGGTTTCGGCGTGCCAACCCTCGCGGCATTGGGTCATGCGCAGCCAGCGGGCCTTGTCCGCGCACGGCTTACACACGCTGGCGACCGTGGACTTGCAGGGCGACCCGACGTAGGAGACCTTGCCGGTGGTCGGGTCGAACGCGCGCATGGTGATCGGCCGGACGCAGACCCCGAACTTCTCGGCGGTCGCCTGGGCGACGTCGGTGAAGTCCGGCAGGGCGCGACGCTGGGCGGCCGTCTGCCGAGC belongs to Nocardia higoensis and includes:
- a CDS encoding replication initiator; translated protein: MTTDTTEPTTDPTTAPARQTAAQRRALPDFTDVAQATAEKFGVCVRPITMRAFDPTTGKVSYVGSPCKSTVASVCKPCADKARWLRMTQCREGWHAETEPVDETREPSDKQTELLAYRADLVADYRAAREDSDDELAAELAQLITETDAEIRESGFRGPLPPLDPTPRARRVRSTKRRQDVPNLPRKKVSKTTVGKVIGGYRSSMMVTLTMPSYGAMNRDGATDKDGKVCGDGSPRDPESYDYASAARDIVFFSKLVDRWIQNLRRVVGYDVQYFATVEPQRRGAPHLHLLLRGAISREILRMVTAATYHQVWWPYFDPQDERYSGEKMPVWDYKALTFVDPDSGKPLTTWDEALDVLDSVDDLEPAYTVRFGERMDPGDMKGYISGEKADRAIGYVTKYLTKSISEVLETDSARTAAHYDRLHAELQHTPCSPKCAVWLRYGIVPKGASDKTIPGRCKGKAHRRDTLGLPGRRVLVSRRWSGKTLPDHKADRADFVRQLLASAGIVKPDTSHWVIKPVEPGDHSAPPRDHVILAAIAQRTTWRAEYTRALLAAGPIAAQQDSRMQEAA